Proteins from one Syngnathus scovelli strain Florida chromosome 17, RoL_Ssco_1.2, whole genome shotgun sequence genomic window:
- the epb41l3b gene encoding band 4.1-like protein 3b isoform X10: protein MTTESGADSEAKQQQQQQEESVAAPKENPKAAEPASPQNQLEQLPAAVGHSTPARKEQILCHQDTPEEDQESRQSSTSRLSRSPLKGMKKVKIMQCKVTLLDGSDYTLTVEKRVKGQVLFDKVCDHLNLLEKDYFGITYRDVEQQKNWLDPTKDLKKQIRTGPWNFAFNVKFYPPDPSQLTEDITRYYLCLQLRDDVVSGRLPCSFATHTVLGSYTVQSELGDYDPEELGSDYISELRFAPNQTKELEEKVMELHKTYKGMTPAEAEMHFLENAKKLSMYGVDLHHAKLVGRLYQGLARAPGEDSEGVEIMLGVCASGLLIYRDRLRINRFAWPKILKISYKRNNFYIKIRPGEFEQFESTIGFKLPNHRAAKRLWKVCVEHHTFFRLVSPEAPPKKFLTLGSKFRYSGRTQAQTRRASSQIIRPAPFFERSASKRYNMSQSLDGAPITENHETLMRDSDSAANARGDIITTVTTEKKAEEEKAEREDARADTTADAGTPTAVRQEAKRSVIRRVKGENVFVKHSNLMLEDTEPPAEMVKHQTNISELKRSFLETDASVPGLTEWERRLSSSPARSPRSDEPPMIEPLEEEQQDEEDEKPAGDETKAEPKVTEAAEYLLKCTADSSLADGAPPQGISPSATMDDDVFAAEEKTPDSHDQLSEKSVDRLSPGSVREEVSQAITDKRGMLIILKEAEVEAEGKDDVGKLLLSKMEALVEEASPVKGSPKKAMASWVSEVARAEESEVFRVLTEEMPKTFEQSKPDVAQITLSEAAPLAVSTLGWISPSVTPEKASADVEQKKLLATEMEAAPEDHTRADAVCAKEMPVVHTETKTITYESAENDMNGDTDHGVLLSAQTITSETTSTTTTTHITKTVKGGISETRIEKRIVITGDSEIDHDEALAQAIKEAKEQHPDMSVTKVVVHKETEITPEEGED, encoded by the exons ATGACAACCGAATCAGGCGCAGACTCTGAggccaagcagcagcagcagcagcaggaggagagCGTAGCGGCTCCCAAGGAGAACCCAAAAGCTGCTGAACCCGCCTCACCTCAGAACCAGCTGGAGCAGCTTCCCGCCGCCGTGGGGCacagcacgccggccaggaaagAACAG ATACTCTGTCATCAGGATACGCCAGAGGAAGACCAAGAGTCCCGCCAGTCATCCACCAGTCGTCTGTCCAGGTCTcctttaaaaggaatgaagaAGGTGAAGATCATGCAATGCAAAGTGACACTATTGGATGGTTCTGACTACACCCTGACTGTGGAG AAGCGGGTCAAAGGTCAAGTTCTCTTTGACAAAGTCTGCGATCACCTCAATCTGTTAGAGAAGGACTACTTTGGGATTACTTACAGAGATGTGGAGCAACAGAAG AATTGGCTGGATCCTACTAAGGACCTGAAAAAGCAGATCAGGA CTGGTCCCTGGAACTTTGCTTTTAATGTGAAGTTCTACCCTCCAGACCCCTCCCAACTGACCGAGGATATCACAAG GTACTACCTGTGCCTGCAGCTCAGAGATGACGTGGTTTCTGGTCGCCTCCCCTGTTCCTTCGCCACCCACACCGTTCTGGGCTCGTACACTGTACAGTCGGAGCTGGGCGACTACGATCCCGAGGAGCTGGGCAGCGACTACATCAGCGAGCTAcgcttcgcacccaaccagaccaaagagctggaggagaaagtcatgGAGCTCCACAAGACTTATAA GGGGATGACTCCGGCTGAAGCGGAAATGCATTTCCTGGAAAATGCAAAGAAGCTGTCCATGTACGGTGTGGATCTCCACCATGCCAAG TTGGTAGGGCGTCTCTATCAAGGCTTGGCTCGTGCGCCGGGTGAG GACTCGGAGGGTGTGGAGATCATGTTAGGAGTGTGTGCCAGTGGTCTCCTCATCTACAGGGACAGGCTGCGCATCAACCGCTTTGCCTGGCCCAAAATCCTCAAGATCTCCTACAAGAGGAACAACTTCTACATCAAAATCCGGCCCGGCGAG TTTGAGCAGTTTGAAAGCACCATCGGCTTCAAGCTTCCCAACCACCGTGCTGCCAAGCGGCTGTGGAAGGTCTGCGTTGAACATCACACCTTCTTCAG GCTTGTGTCCCCCGAGGCCCCCCCAAAGAAGTTCCTCACCCTGGGCTCCAAGTTCCGCTATAGTGGCAGGACACAGGCGCAAACTCGCAGGGCCAGCTCGCAGATCATTCGACCGGCCCCCTTCTTCGAGCGCTCCGCCAGCAAACGTTACAACATGTCACAGAGCTTGGACGGAG CGCCCATCACAGAGAACCACGAGACTCTGATGAGGGACAGCGACAGCGCCGCCAACGCCAGGGGGGACATTATCACCACGGTGACCACCGAAAAGAAGGCGGAGGAAGAGAAGGCAGAGCGGGAGGATGCCCGCGCCGACACGACCGCCGACGCCGGCACCCCGACGGCGGTCAGACAAGAAGCAAAG CGTAGCGTCATAAGACGAGTAAAAGGGGAAAACGTTTTTGTCAAGCACAGTAATCTGATGCTGGAG GACACAGAGCCCCCCGCTGAGATGGTCAAGCACCAGACCAACATCAGCGAGCTGAAGCGGTCCTTCCTGGAGACGGACGCCAGCGTCCCAGGCCTCACTGAATGGGAGCGGAGGCTCTCCTCGTCCCCGGCGCGCTCGCCCAGATCTGACGAGCCGCCAATGATAGAACCTCTGGAAGAGGAACAGCAGGAT GAAGAAGATGAAAAGCCCGCCGGAGATGAGACAAAGGCAGAACCTAAAGTGACCGAG GCGGCAGAATATCTGCTGAAATGCACTGCGGATAGTTCCCTAGCAGACGGAGCACCCCCGCAGGGGATTAGCCCGTCGGCCACTATGGACGATGACGTTTTTGCAGCCGAGGAGAAAACCCCCGACTCCCACGACCAGTTGTCCGAAAAGTCTGTGGATAGGCTGAGCCCGGGTTCCGTCAGAGAGGAAGTGTCCCAAGCTATCACCGACAAAAGAGGCATGCTCATCATCTTGAAGGAGGCCGAGGTGGAAGCGGAAGGGAAAGACGATGTGGGAAAGCTCCTCTTGAGTAAGATGGAGGCGCTGGTGGAGGAAGCGTCTCCAGTCAAAGGCTCGCCCAAGAAGGCCATGGCCTCGTGGGTGTCGGAGGTGGCAAGAGCCGAGGAGTCTGAGGTCTTCAGAGTGCTGACGGAGGAGATGCCCAAGACCTTTGAGCAGTCAAAGCCCGACGTGGCTCAGATTACGCTCTCGGAGGCCGCGCCCTTAGCAGTG TCGACTCTCGGATGGATTTCTCCTTCTGTGACTCCTGAAAAG GCATCAGCTGACGTGGAGCAGAAGAAACTTCTTGCCACGGAGATGGAGGCAGCGCCGGAAGACCATACA CGTGCGGACGCGGTCTGCGCCAAAGAGATGCCCGTGGTTCATACAGAGACCAAGACTATCACATACGAGTCTGCTGAG AACGACATGAACGGCGACACAGACCACGGCGTGTTGCTGAGCGCCCAAACCATCACCTCGGAAaccaccagcaccaccaccaccacacacatcaccaaG ACTGTGAAAGGAGGCATTTCAGAGACGAGAATCGAGAAAAGGATTGTCATCACGGGAGACTCCGAAATTGACCACGATGAG GCTCTGGCTCAGGCCATAAAGGAGGCCAAAGAGCAGCATCCTGACATGTCAGTGACCAAAGTAGTGGTACATAAAGAAACAGAGATCACGCCAGAGGAGGGGGAGGACTGA
- the epb41l3b gene encoding band 4.1-like protein 3b isoform X14 produces the protein MTTESGADSEAKQQQQQQEESVAAPKENPKAAEPASPQNQLEQLPAAVGHSTPARKEQILCHQDTPEEDQESRQSSTSRLSRSPLKGMKKVKIMQCKVTLLDGSDYTLTVEKRVKGQVLFDKVCDHLNLLEKDYFGITYRDVEQQKNWLDPTKDLKKQIRTGPWNFAFNVKFYPPDPSQLTEDITRYYLCLQLRDDVVSGRLPCSFATHTVLGSYTVQSELGDYDPEELGSDYISELRFAPNQTKELEEKVMELHKTYKGMTPAEAEMHFLENAKKLSMYGVDLHHAKLVGRLYQGLARAPGEDSEGVEIMLGVCASGLLIYRDRLRINRFAWPKILKISYKRNNFYIKIRPGEFEQFESTIGFKLPNHRAAKRLWKVCVEHHTFFRLVSPEAPPKKFLTLGSKFRYSGRTQAQTRRASSQIIRPAPFFERSASKRYNMSQSLDGAPITENHETLMRDSDSAANARGDIITTVTTEKKAEEEKAEREDARADTTADAGTPTAVRQEAKDTEPPAEMVKHQTNISELKRSFLETDASVPGLTEWERRLSSSPARSPRSDEPPMIEPLEEEQQDEEDEKPAGDETKAEPKVTEAAEYLLKCTADSSLADGAPPQGISPSATMDDDVFAAEEKTPDSHDQLSEKSVDRLSPGSVREEVSQAITDKRGMLIILKEAEVEAEGKDDVGKLLLSKMEALVEEASPVKGSPKKAMASWVSEVARAEESEVFRVLTEEMPKTFEQSKPDVAQITLSEAAPLAVSTLGWISPSVTPEKASADVEQKKLLATEMEAAPEDHTRADAVCAKEMPVVHTETKTITYESAENDMNGDTDHGVLLSAQTITSETTSTTTTTHITKTVKGGISETRIEKRIVITGDSEIDHDEALAQAIKEAKEQHPDMSVTKVVVHKETEITPEEGED, from the exons ATGACAACCGAATCAGGCGCAGACTCTGAggccaagcagcagcagcagcagcaggaggagagCGTAGCGGCTCCCAAGGAGAACCCAAAAGCTGCTGAACCCGCCTCACCTCAGAACCAGCTGGAGCAGCTTCCCGCCGCCGTGGGGCacagcacgccggccaggaaagAACAG ATACTCTGTCATCAGGATACGCCAGAGGAAGACCAAGAGTCCCGCCAGTCATCCACCAGTCGTCTGTCCAGGTCTcctttaaaaggaatgaagaAGGTGAAGATCATGCAATGCAAAGTGACACTATTGGATGGTTCTGACTACACCCTGACTGTGGAG AAGCGGGTCAAAGGTCAAGTTCTCTTTGACAAAGTCTGCGATCACCTCAATCTGTTAGAGAAGGACTACTTTGGGATTACTTACAGAGATGTGGAGCAACAGAAG AATTGGCTGGATCCTACTAAGGACCTGAAAAAGCAGATCAGGA CTGGTCCCTGGAACTTTGCTTTTAATGTGAAGTTCTACCCTCCAGACCCCTCCCAACTGACCGAGGATATCACAAG GTACTACCTGTGCCTGCAGCTCAGAGATGACGTGGTTTCTGGTCGCCTCCCCTGTTCCTTCGCCACCCACACCGTTCTGGGCTCGTACACTGTACAGTCGGAGCTGGGCGACTACGATCCCGAGGAGCTGGGCAGCGACTACATCAGCGAGCTAcgcttcgcacccaaccagaccaaagagctggaggagaaagtcatgGAGCTCCACAAGACTTATAA GGGGATGACTCCGGCTGAAGCGGAAATGCATTTCCTGGAAAATGCAAAGAAGCTGTCCATGTACGGTGTGGATCTCCACCATGCCAAG TTGGTAGGGCGTCTCTATCAAGGCTTGGCTCGTGCGCCGGGTGAG GACTCGGAGGGTGTGGAGATCATGTTAGGAGTGTGTGCCAGTGGTCTCCTCATCTACAGGGACAGGCTGCGCATCAACCGCTTTGCCTGGCCCAAAATCCTCAAGATCTCCTACAAGAGGAACAACTTCTACATCAAAATCCGGCCCGGCGAG TTTGAGCAGTTTGAAAGCACCATCGGCTTCAAGCTTCCCAACCACCGTGCTGCCAAGCGGCTGTGGAAGGTCTGCGTTGAACATCACACCTTCTTCAG GCTTGTGTCCCCCGAGGCCCCCCCAAAGAAGTTCCTCACCCTGGGCTCCAAGTTCCGCTATAGTGGCAGGACACAGGCGCAAACTCGCAGGGCCAGCTCGCAGATCATTCGACCGGCCCCCTTCTTCGAGCGCTCCGCCAGCAAACGTTACAACATGTCACAGAGCTTGGACGGAG CGCCCATCACAGAGAACCACGAGACTCTGATGAGGGACAGCGACAGCGCCGCCAACGCCAGGGGGGACATTATCACCACGGTGACCACCGAAAAGAAGGCGGAGGAAGAGAAGGCAGAGCGGGAGGATGCCCGCGCCGACACGACCGCCGACGCCGGCACCCCGACGGCGGTCAGACAAGAAGCAAAG GACACAGAGCCCCCCGCTGAGATGGTCAAGCACCAGACCAACATCAGCGAGCTGAAGCGGTCCTTCCTGGAGACGGACGCCAGCGTCCCAGGCCTCACTGAATGGGAGCGGAGGCTCTCCTCGTCCCCGGCGCGCTCGCCCAGATCTGACGAGCCGCCAATGATAGAACCTCTGGAAGAGGAACAGCAGGAT GAAGAAGATGAAAAGCCCGCCGGAGATGAGACAAAGGCAGAACCTAAAGTGACCGAG GCGGCAGAATATCTGCTGAAATGCACTGCGGATAGTTCCCTAGCAGACGGAGCACCCCCGCAGGGGATTAGCCCGTCGGCCACTATGGACGATGACGTTTTTGCAGCCGAGGAGAAAACCCCCGACTCCCACGACCAGTTGTCCGAAAAGTCTGTGGATAGGCTGAGCCCGGGTTCCGTCAGAGAGGAAGTGTCCCAAGCTATCACCGACAAAAGAGGCATGCTCATCATCTTGAAGGAGGCCGAGGTGGAAGCGGAAGGGAAAGACGATGTGGGAAAGCTCCTCTTGAGTAAGATGGAGGCGCTGGTGGAGGAAGCGTCTCCAGTCAAAGGCTCGCCCAAGAAGGCCATGGCCTCGTGGGTGTCGGAGGTGGCAAGAGCCGAGGAGTCTGAGGTCTTCAGAGTGCTGACGGAGGAGATGCCCAAGACCTTTGAGCAGTCAAAGCCCGACGTGGCTCAGATTACGCTCTCGGAGGCCGCGCCCTTAGCAGTG TCGACTCTCGGATGGATTTCTCCTTCTGTGACTCCTGAAAAG GCATCAGCTGACGTGGAGCAGAAGAAACTTCTTGCCACGGAGATGGAGGCAGCGCCGGAAGACCATACA CGTGCGGACGCGGTCTGCGCCAAAGAGATGCCCGTGGTTCATACAGAGACCAAGACTATCACATACGAGTCTGCTGAG AACGACATGAACGGCGACACAGACCACGGCGTGTTGCTGAGCGCCCAAACCATCACCTCGGAAaccaccagcaccaccaccaccacacacatcaccaaG ACTGTGAAAGGAGGCATTTCAGAGACGAGAATCGAGAAAAGGATTGTCATCACGGGAGACTCCGAAATTGACCACGATGAG GCTCTGGCTCAGGCCATAAAGGAGGCCAAAGAGCAGCATCCTGACATGTCAGTGACCAAAGTAGTGGTACATAAAGAAACAGAGATCACGCCAGAGGAGGGGGAGGACTGA
- the epb41l3b gene encoding band 4.1-like protein 3b isoform X9 → MTTESGADSEAKQQQQQQEESVAAPKENPKAAEPASPQNQLEQLPAAVGHSTPARKEQILCHQDTPEEDQESRQSSTSRLSRSPLKGMKKVKIMQCKVTLLDGSDYTLTVEKRVKGQVLFDKVCDHLNLLEKDYFGITYRDVEQQKNWLDPTKDLKKQIRTGPWNFAFNVKFYPPDPSQLTEDITRYYLCLQLRDDVVSGRLPCSFATHTVLGSYTVQSELGDYDPEELGSDYISELRFAPNQTKELEEKVMELHKTYKGMTPAEAEMHFLENAKKLSMYGVDLHHAKLVGRLYQGLARAPGEDSEGVEIMLGVCASGLLIYRDRLRINRFAWPKILKISYKRNNFYIKIRPGEFEQFESTIGFKLPNHRAAKRLWKVCVEHHTFFRLVSPEAPPKKFLTLGSKFRYSGRTQAQTRRASSQIIRPAPFFERSASKRYNMSQSLDGAPITENHETLMRDSDSAANARGDIITTVTTEKKAEEEKAEREDARADTTADAGTPTAVRQEAKTDSEQTDFAFDGDITATESDADDDSEMPTQDTEPPAEMVKHQTNISELKRSFLETDASVPGLTEWERRLSSSPARSPRSDEPPMIEPLEEEQQDEEDEKPAGDETKAEPKVTEAAEYLLKCTADSSLADGAPPQGISPSATMDDDVFAAEEKTPDSHDQLSEKSVDRLSPGSVREEVSQAITDKRGMLIILKEAEVEAEGKDDVGKLLLSKMEALVEEASPVKGSPKKAMASWVSEVARAEESEVFRVLTEEMPKTFEQSKPDVAQITLSEAAPLAVSTLGWISPSVTPEKASADVEQKKLLATEMEAAPEDHTRADAVCAKEMPVVHTETKTITYESAENDMNGDTDHGVLLSAQTITSETTSTTTTTHITKTVKGGISETRIEKRIVITGDSEIDHDEALAQAIKEAKEQHPDMSVTKVVVHKETEITPEEGED, encoded by the exons ATGACAACCGAATCAGGCGCAGACTCTGAggccaagcagcagcagcagcagcaggaggagagCGTAGCGGCTCCCAAGGAGAACCCAAAAGCTGCTGAACCCGCCTCACCTCAGAACCAGCTGGAGCAGCTTCCCGCCGCCGTGGGGCacagcacgccggccaggaaagAACAG ATACTCTGTCATCAGGATACGCCAGAGGAAGACCAAGAGTCCCGCCAGTCATCCACCAGTCGTCTGTCCAGGTCTcctttaaaaggaatgaagaAGGTGAAGATCATGCAATGCAAAGTGACACTATTGGATGGTTCTGACTACACCCTGACTGTGGAG AAGCGGGTCAAAGGTCAAGTTCTCTTTGACAAAGTCTGCGATCACCTCAATCTGTTAGAGAAGGACTACTTTGGGATTACTTACAGAGATGTGGAGCAACAGAAG AATTGGCTGGATCCTACTAAGGACCTGAAAAAGCAGATCAGGA CTGGTCCCTGGAACTTTGCTTTTAATGTGAAGTTCTACCCTCCAGACCCCTCCCAACTGACCGAGGATATCACAAG GTACTACCTGTGCCTGCAGCTCAGAGATGACGTGGTTTCTGGTCGCCTCCCCTGTTCCTTCGCCACCCACACCGTTCTGGGCTCGTACACTGTACAGTCGGAGCTGGGCGACTACGATCCCGAGGAGCTGGGCAGCGACTACATCAGCGAGCTAcgcttcgcacccaaccagaccaaagagctggaggagaaagtcatgGAGCTCCACAAGACTTATAA GGGGATGACTCCGGCTGAAGCGGAAATGCATTTCCTGGAAAATGCAAAGAAGCTGTCCATGTACGGTGTGGATCTCCACCATGCCAAG TTGGTAGGGCGTCTCTATCAAGGCTTGGCTCGTGCGCCGGGTGAG GACTCGGAGGGTGTGGAGATCATGTTAGGAGTGTGTGCCAGTGGTCTCCTCATCTACAGGGACAGGCTGCGCATCAACCGCTTTGCCTGGCCCAAAATCCTCAAGATCTCCTACAAGAGGAACAACTTCTACATCAAAATCCGGCCCGGCGAG TTTGAGCAGTTTGAAAGCACCATCGGCTTCAAGCTTCCCAACCACCGTGCTGCCAAGCGGCTGTGGAAGGTCTGCGTTGAACATCACACCTTCTTCAG GCTTGTGTCCCCCGAGGCCCCCCCAAAGAAGTTCCTCACCCTGGGCTCCAAGTTCCGCTATAGTGGCAGGACACAGGCGCAAACTCGCAGGGCCAGCTCGCAGATCATTCGACCGGCCCCCTTCTTCGAGCGCTCCGCCAGCAAACGTTACAACATGTCACAGAGCTTGGACGGAG CGCCCATCACAGAGAACCACGAGACTCTGATGAGGGACAGCGACAGCGCCGCCAACGCCAGGGGGGACATTATCACCACGGTGACCACCGAAAAGAAGGCGGAGGAAGAGAAGGCAGAGCGGGAGGATGCCCGCGCCGACACGACCGCCGACGCCGGCACCCCGACGGCGGTCAGACAAGAAGCAAAG ACCGACAGCGAACAAACTGACTTTGCCTTCGACGGGGATATTACTGCCACGGAG TCGGATGCGGACGACGACTCTGAAATGCCCACTCAG GACACAGAGCCCCCCGCTGAGATGGTCAAGCACCAGACCAACATCAGCGAGCTGAAGCGGTCCTTCCTGGAGACGGACGCCAGCGTCCCAGGCCTCACTGAATGGGAGCGGAGGCTCTCCTCGTCCCCGGCGCGCTCGCCCAGATCTGACGAGCCGCCAATGATAGAACCTCTGGAAGAGGAACAGCAGGAT GAAGAAGATGAAAAGCCCGCCGGAGATGAGACAAAGGCAGAACCTAAAGTGACCGAG GCGGCAGAATATCTGCTGAAATGCACTGCGGATAGTTCCCTAGCAGACGGAGCACCCCCGCAGGGGATTAGCCCGTCGGCCACTATGGACGATGACGTTTTTGCAGCCGAGGAGAAAACCCCCGACTCCCACGACCAGTTGTCCGAAAAGTCTGTGGATAGGCTGAGCCCGGGTTCCGTCAGAGAGGAAGTGTCCCAAGCTATCACCGACAAAAGAGGCATGCTCATCATCTTGAAGGAGGCCGAGGTGGAAGCGGAAGGGAAAGACGATGTGGGAAAGCTCCTCTTGAGTAAGATGGAGGCGCTGGTGGAGGAAGCGTCTCCAGTCAAAGGCTCGCCCAAGAAGGCCATGGCCTCGTGGGTGTCGGAGGTGGCAAGAGCCGAGGAGTCTGAGGTCTTCAGAGTGCTGACGGAGGAGATGCCCAAGACCTTTGAGCAGTCAAAGCCCGACGTGGCTCAGATTACGCTCTCGGAGGCCGCGCCCTTAGCAGTG TCGACTCTCGGATGGATTTCTCCTTCTGTGACTCCTGAAAAG GCATCAGCTGACGTGGAGCAGAAGAAACTTCTTGCCACGGAGATGGAGGCAGCGCCGGAAGACCATACA CGTGCGGACGCGGTCTGCGCCAAAGAGATGCCCGTGGTTCATACAGAGACCAAGACTATCACATACGAGTCTGCTGAG AACGACATGAACGGCGACACAGACCACGGCGTGTTGCTGAGCGCCCAAACCATCACCTCGGAAaccaccagcaccaccaccaccacacacatcaccaaG ACTGTGAAAGGAGGCATTTCAGAGACGAGAATCGAGAAAAGGATTGTCATCACGGGAGACTCCGAAATTGACCACGATGAG GCTCTGGCTCAGGCCATAAAGGAGGCCAAAGAGCAGCATCCTGACATGTCAGTGACCAAAGTAGTGGTACATAAAGAAACAGAGATCACGCCAGAGGAGGGGGAGGACTGA